Proteins found in one Oncorhynchus mykiss isolate Arlee chromosome 3, USDA_OmykA_1.1, whole genome shotgun sequence genomic segment:
- the LOC110520824 gene encoding uncharacterized protein LOC110520824 isoform X1, producing MRRHCWVIVLAGMLSYFNPERALGAPQREVSQSRAASLSSPPYVVILISCSGLVSFVLLLFTCLCCKKGGVGFNVSLHHEFDNAEGEECSGGSSPAQEDSLSSCPSLPEVYTLPLRDRANCPALQDGSDSKSKYFRRHTLNYLQEIGNGWFGKVILAEVLCDCSSSQAVVKELRVSASPLEQRKFLAESEPYRSLQHPNILQCLGQCSESIPFLLVMEFCQLGDLKRYLRAQRKSDGMTPDLLTREMLTLQRMAFEITSGLLHLHENNYIHSDLALRNCLLTSDLTVRIGDYGLSHNHYKDDYYLTSDKLWIPLRWIAPELLEEYRGSLIVTDQTKTSNLWSLGVVIWELFEFGSQPHRHLSDEEVLTFVIRERQITLAQPRLKLSHADYWYEIMQSCWLPPSQRPSIAEVFLLLSSLLAAERGMSRRSVGEDEEDEDGEYEEGRGRRGESDESFERRWDSLRPPAFQAAASERQREREYGRDDRGNSYPLLEAVGNCITPSSTELDDILTVTETSKGLNFEYFWEKAHARWGYQPPPPPQPIPMVNPSHRQSLDTPTVVPVISARSPSLASEYFIRLEEHTPQDKSPSLKGKAHAFRSDSLCPGDLELVEIRSGMLGKERTPYSSDEEYTGRGGKSIQTIRSSEVQIRVHNTGVAEFKDTSSRVTDFSVVDLGDDEEEEGGEGDSRSSTGSQAPVLPPKPRSMSTSSGNHLHSRPLPAPPLGYHRVGLGLGHYSMSGKIETMDPLTGSCLPSSYDHLGFHRPRQTMPPSPSLSPSLPQSSHPIYPTPQTCPPPLPPHYKPQRGLYHSYGVGSYSRYSKPQMYSQREPLSCDDSDRQGGVRRTASLHNTKGTSNFRSKDFDSPVRRQNVFRPVYRNISHSESGGPRIERHSSSSPTYSDEDDSPFMSPEKPSGGATTVPTSSLSEDADPATAELFSRGMKRTQSRLATILPAIWREDAELQADSVTDAKISPMHLFLTEISSVSESNDAKSKEGRTSWEGETEREKKRDGERSGNFLQPLRGGMRRSRSLVTELGSAEQTLGPDRNTQIVTEVERVRKGSIQRDLFLTEISNTGRMDAGMERDPVKFLHPPGSRSRPYTYTCAPGLPSYAEAEEAYSRGMRRSRSLLSEFTVGRQESESQETEKETEKGQMTREEFLKEIQSAETFLTEIISRQNVTTSNKHCEDLSQSPTPMSPEYESICIDPDSSQTIRFQSESSIRTSNRGKDDVAPEAIYAQVTKRAKKSEMKVTIRPEIPVLQIGSNKQFVKQEEECPTHTTCLRDSPSSLTDPTADTNSHPDSQPQPGDFVFSAIMPKNGLLLYQTFPSTKTEEDVSEGPALPVRETQRVRERVELSRQAQLQSLSQDSVTGGVEDSEKKPCDDESPIYVDEKESRGQNNVGERSCERMKGDAEVRDTGQGCQKQEVVDDILHDLTTETSETDGACQIESKDYKEEGSESSKGCDSQMKNNTSHCSTAQSHDPNVESYLQINKQNSQINQEGRSDPSQKSPAAVPTTPDWDPSSDLSLSTMTPSDSFISSLTPSSADCLTPGDPCVGGEGPGGWRLLGTETPHRDSAYFSDNDWEGEGLSRKSSDGLSVTRPGSGRGGERGTLTGIEEKTELEDEGETGGKSPLKRISNKGIDIEREKETVLEQNAHVQDISQNSDDGYKDMSSIQENDLSLKEVEHKTGLESEQREDSGMFHNESGESDEKGLHPGLLSDNSQTKENNEFIAKLFSNLDDAPLKGFSYNDGTQICNHYTEGVISHVESDDFRFHDSTDKDLTLPSNSTTKTDCLKLISAIQTKDNKLENEELPGIEDRENDNSMKDTTEPVTALHGDHDNRESRLSRFYGIQTSEVKLSDDIPVVLDPNDGESTNDEESKLSSSFWAEGVTEVSEREDGQDLEIQHTDANELGLRNLCYSEESEDERAKAKSETEKQLAAGELCNAMKEKSPQRGPVMGSQNGSLSRDGSAETVDRESSKDLEMKAKELWNTLEEGEGRGEGVVRGEFDCHRFQQGDLHLWPSENDQWASPENRSQEAELGLEFFSAFGNTWEEREQLVVGREFWEAEENDELAGSEPHPAVLQDSEDTSNDERQGRVAYLEIKGELSQKQALSSSIDSQLSQALDVQQEENIENPDRFDDNDVEGDQNVEGVQLVVEVENREIPEHETNARGREQFRSLTEMGGDSEGQTASLLNDLDGNIAQDEGNQNFNRLNHLSEVQMEEGAMAENNIEKEQDFELDNHLAPTVKSIYMGVSICLTGVPQVDLSGLKHIEPSIRIEEADSTHQLVGEDREGGVDIVTTGEDLRDISLLCDPVSYPNDNDLEDIASCTDRSGSQGDNFQFSSVDFPSPPPSMDLDMQEDRLQSLDDYFPSPPPSVIEIDDDQGLINLDYLGSDFITSAERDPTMPPTPHTDIPEPPPLPPTTTHSRGISANLNLSPLHPTLPLFSGESQNQSRLTSNMSEDDRNNLSQKNTTTTSTTLPSLPQSNFNTIPELLISEWKDLDEEPLEDFEKLEQLCCISGDEEDTLGDLFLGNLELLESMKKTPEQKAKGSGESDKGEETCGTSMPEGKRRVELKEEVDGISESADWLARSVPSAVQDVPTGAKLSPQEKRRELQFPSALSPCHSPDSKDQRSLSKMPTKNGLMMQVCEERLQFSLCENVKTNVLRGATVSDSVILRPWGDQPLDGGGDTISVKDVGSEEEPDTEPNSEPQSESDVTDSEPLTVIQQPEVTPPQPVANQAMKAKLARLSLSLSLPPLPLALPLSSSPKGGFREGGLHRDRSGRRRGASPGSDPDEDEEEEQEDEGSRRVIVVTETDVGKRVGLRSLLKSPREPIDKEKDRGRNVSFFDDVTVYLFDQETPTSELSSSTCTSPAPAPNKNTKFDLHGANSKGKDSKRKGDLSVKPRSLVGANPVTSSRFTVSPADDPHLV from the exons GAGTTTGACAATGCAGAGGGGGAGGAGTGTTCTGGGGGTTCTAGCCCCGCCCAGGAGGACAGTCTGTCCTCTTGCCCCTCCCTCCCGGAGGTCTACACCCTCCCACTCAGGGACAGGGCTAACTGCCCCGCCCTGCAGGATGGCTCAG ACTCTAAGTCGAAGTACTTCCGTAGGCACACTCTCAACTACCTTCAGGAAATAGGAAATGGCTGGTTTGGAAAG gtgATCCTAGCGGAGGTGCTGTGTGACTGCAGCTCCTCCCAGGCCGTGGTGAAGGAGTTGCGGGTCAGTGCCAGCCCTCTGGAGCAGAGGAAGTTCTTGGCTGAGTCTGAGCCATACAG GAGTCTCCAACATCCCAACATCCTTCAGTGTTTGGGCCAATGCAGCGAGAGCATTCCCTTCCTGCTGGTCATGGAGTTCTGTCAGTTG GGCGACCTGAAGAGGTACCTGAGAGCCCAGAGGAAGTCAGATGGGATGACCCCTGACCTTCTGACCCGGGAAATGCTGACCCTGCAGAGGATGGCGTTTGAAATCACCTCTGGCCTGCTGCACCTCCACGAGAATAACTACATCCACAG TGATCTGGCTTTGAGGAACTGTCTCCTTACCTCTGACCTCACTGTCAGAATCGGAGACTATGGGCTGTCTCACAACCACTACAAg GATGACTATTACCTAACATCAGACAAGCTGTGGATTCCCCTGAGATGGATAGCGCCAGAGCTTCTGGAGGAGTACAGAGGATCTCTGATCGTCACTGACCAGACCAAGACCAGCAATCTGTG GTCTCTTGGGGTGGTGATCTGGGAGCTGTTTGAGTTTGGTTCTCAGCCTCACAGGCACCTGAGTGATGAGGAAGTGTTGACCTTCgtcatcagagagagacagatcaccctggcccagccacggctcaaactcTCCCACGCTGACTACTG GTATGAGATCATGCAGTCCTGCTGGCTCCCTCCTTCCCAACGCCCCTCCATCGCTGAggtattcctcctcctctcctcccttctggCTGCTGAGCGAGGGATGTCCCGAAGGAGTGtgggagaggacgaggaggatgAGGACGGGGAGtatgaggaagggagaggaagaagaggagagagcgatGAATCATTTGAAAGACGGTGGGATTCTCTCCGTCCTCCGGCCTTCCAGGCTGCAGCGAgtgaacgacagagagagagggagtatggGAGGGATGACAGGGGGAACTCCTACCCTCTACTGGAAGCCGTGGGGAACTGCATCACCCCATCCTCCACAGAACTCGATGACATCCTGACAGTCACGGAGACCAGTAAAGGGTTAAATTTTGAGTACTTCTGGGAGAAGGCCCATGCGAGGTGGGGCTAccaaccacctcctcctccccagccAATCCCGATGGTCAACCCCTCCCACAGACAATCACTGGACACACCCACTGTTGTCCCTGTGATAAGTGCACGTAGCCCCTCCCTCGCCAGTGAGTACTTCATCCGATTGGAGGAGCACACCCCTCAGGATAAGTCCCCATCTCTTAAAGGGAAAGCGCATGCTTTCCGTTCTGACTCGTTGTGTCCTGGAGATCTGGAGCTAGTGGAGATACGCAGCGGAATGCTGGGCAAAGAACGCACGCCGTACAGTTCTGATGAGGAGTACACTGGGCGAGGAGGGAAATCCATCCAGACCATCCGATCCAGCGAGGTCCAGATAAGGGTCCACAACACTGGGGTGGCAGAGTTCAAAGACACCTCCAGTAGGGTGACTGACTTCTCTGTGGTGGATTTaggagatgatgaggaggaggaggggggtgaagGAGACAGTAGGTCATCCACTGGTTCTCAGGCCCCTGTCCTGCCTCCCAAGCCACGTTCTATGTCAACCTCATCGGGCAACCACCTCCACTCGCGCCCCCTCCCTGCGCCTCCGTTGGGCTACCACCGAGTAGGACTTGGGCTGGGTCACTATTCCATGAGTGGTAAGATAGAAACGATGGACCCTCTGACGGGCAGCTGCCTGCCATCATCATATGATCACTTAGGGTTCCACCGTCCTCGTCAGACCATGCCCCCCTCCCCGTCACTGTCCCcctccctaccccagtccagccACCCCATCTACCCCACTCCCCAAAcatgtcctccccctctcccaccccaCTACAAGCCCCAAAGGGGCCTGTATCACAGCTATGGTGTAGGTAGCTACTCCAGATACAGTAAGCCCCAGATGTACTCTCAAAGAGAGCCACTATCCTGTGACGACTCAGACCGACAAGGTGGTGTACGGCGCACAGCATCCTTGCACAACACAAAGGGAACATCCAATTTCCGCTCAAAAGACTTTGACTCTCCCGTACGACGCCAGAACGTATTTCGCCCTGTTTACCGCAACATCTCCCACTCCGAGTCCGGGGGCCCCAGAATTGAGAGGCACTCGTCCTCCAGTCCCACCTATTCAGATGAGGATGACTCCCCCTTTATGTCCCCTGAGAAACCCAGTGGGGGAGCGACAACCGTCCCGACTTCTAGTTTGTCAGAGGATGCGGATCCGGCCACAGCCGAGCTCTTCTCCAGGGGTATGAAGAGGACCCAGTCGCGCCTCGCCACCATCCTGCCTGCCATCTGGAGGGAGGACGCGGAACTGCAGGCAGATAGCGTAACCGACGCCAAGATATCCCCCATGCACCTGTTTCTGACTGAGATCTCTAGTGTGTCAGAGTCAAATGATGCCAAGTCCAAGGAGGGGAGGACCTcatgggagggagagacagagcgggagaagaaaagggatggggagaggtcAGGGAACTTCCTCCAGCCCTTGAGAGGGGGGATGCGTCGGTCCCGGTCGCTGGTCACAGAGCTGGGCTCTGCAGAACAGACATTGGggccagacagaaacacacagataGTGACAGAGGTGGAGAGGGTAAGGAAAGGCTCCATCCAGAGAGATCTATTCCTCACTGAGATCTCAAACACAGGAAGGATGGATGCAGGCATGGAGAGAGATCCGGTGAAGTTCCTCCACCCTCCTGGCTCCCGATCGCGTCCCTACACCTACACCTGCGCCCCCGGCCTCCCGTCCTACGCTGAGGCCGAGGAGGCATACTCCAGGGGCATGAGGAGATCCCGATCCCTCCTCTCCGAATTCACAGTGGGGAGGCAGGAGTCGGAGtcacaggagacagagaaggagacagagaagggacAGATGACCAGAGAGGAGTTCCTGAAGGAGATCCAATCAGCAGAGACCTTTTTGACAGAGATCATATCCAGACAAAACGTGACCACCTCCAACAAGCATTGCGAGGACTTGTCTCAGTCACCCACTCCAATGTCACCAGAATACGAGTCAATATGCATAGATCCTGACTCCTCTCAGACCATCCGTTTCCAATCAGAGAGTTCCATACGTACATCAAACAGAGGCAAAGACGATGTAGCACCGGAGGCCATTTACGCCCAAGTGACTAAACGGGCAAAAAAGAGTGAGATGAAGGTCACTATACGGCCTGAGATCCCAGTACTGCAAATAGGATCAAATAAACAGTTTGTCAAACAGGAAGAGGAATGTCCCACACACACGACCTGCCTCAGGGACTCACCCAGCTCACTCACAGATCCCACCGCTGACACCAACTCTCACCCAGACTCTCAGCCCCAGCCGGGTGACTTTGTGTTCTCAGCGATAATGCCAAAAAATGGCCTCCTCCTTTACCAAACATTCCCCAGTACAAAAACAGAGGAGGACGTTTCAGAAGGTCCAGCCTTACCTgtaagagaaacacagagagtcAGAGAAAGGGTTGAGCTCTCAAGACAAGCTCAACTTCAGTCTTTATCTCAAGACAGTGTTACTGGAGGAGTGGAAGACTCTGAAAAGAAACCCTGTGATGATGAGTCACCTATTTATGTagatgagaaagagagcaggGGTCAGAATAATGTTGGGGAAAGGAGTTGTGAGAGAATGAAAGGTGATGCTGAGGTCAGAGACACAGGGCAAGGATGTCAGAAACAGGAAGTTGTTGATGACATTTTACATGACTTAACAACAGAGACATCTGAAACAGATGGAGCATGTCAAATTGAATCTAAAGATTACAAGGAAGAAGGGTCAGAGAGTTCAAAAGGTTGTGACAGTCAAATGAAGAACAACACATCACATTGTTCTACTGCTCAGTCACATGACCCAAATGTTGAAAGCTATTTACAAATCAACAAACAGAATTCACAGATCAACCAAGAAGGAAGGTCAGACCCAAGTCAAAAGAGCCCTGCAGCCGTTCCCACCACCCCAGACTGGGACCcatcctctgacctctctctctccaccatgaCCCCCTCAGACTCATTCATTTCATCTTTGACCCCCAGTTCAGCTGACTGTCTGACCCCAGGTGACCCGTGTGTTGGAGGTGAAGGACCAGGTGGTTGGAGGCTGCTGGGGACAGAAACCCCCCACAGAGACTCAGCCTACTTCTCTGACAATGACTGGGAAGGGGAGGGGCTTAGCAGGAAGAGCAGTGATGGACTGAGCGTGACCAGACCCGGCAGTGGACGAGGCGGAGAGAGGGGGACGCTGACAGGAATAGAAGAGAAGACAGAATTAGAGGATGAGGGAGAAACCGGGGGAAAGAGTCCCTTGAAGAGGATTTCAAATAAGGGAATTGACATTGAGAGGGAAAAGGAGACAGTTCTTGAACAGAATGCTCATGTGCAGGATATCTCTCAAAACAGTGATGATGGATATAAAGACATGTCAAGTATTCAGGAGAACGATCTCAGTCTGAAAGAAGTAGAACATAAAACAGGGTTAGaatcagaacagagagaagactctggAATGTTCCACAATGAGAGTGGAGAGTCAGATGAAAAGGGACTCCATCCGGGACTCCTGTCTGATAACTCACAGACCAAGGAGAACAATGAGTTTATAGCTAAGCTGTTCTCTAATTTAGATGATGCACCTCTCAAAGGGTTCTCTTACAATGATGGAACTCAAATTTGTAATCATTACACAGAAGGTGTGATTTCTCATGTGGAGTCGGATGATTTTAGATTCCATGACTCCACAGACAAAGACTTGACATTGCCTTCTAATAGTACCACTAAGACagattgtttgaaattaatatcTGCCATTCAGACAAAGGATAACAAACTTGAGAATGAAGAACTTCCAGGTATTGAAGATAGAGAAAATGATAATTCCATGAAAGACACTACGGAACCAGTGACAGCGTTACATGGCGACCATGATAACAGAGAATCCAGGCTATCTAGGTTCTACGGTATTCAAACCAGCGAGGTCAAACTCAGTGACGATATTCCAGTAGTACTGGATCCCAACGACGGAGAGAGCACCAATGACGAAGAGAGCAAACTGTCCTCTTCTTTCTGGGCCGAGGGGGTCACTGAGGTGTCTGAAAGAGAAGACGGACAAGATCTGGAGATTCAACACACCGACGCCAATGAGCTTGGCCTGAGAAACTTGTGTTACTCAGAGGAAAGCGAAGACGAGAGGGCCAAGGCCAaatcagagacagagaaacagcttGCCGCTGGAGAGCTGTGTAACGCCATGAAGGAGAAATCTCCTCAGAGAGGACCAGTGATGGGGAGCCAGAATGGGTCTTTGAGCAGGGATGGATCTGCtgagactgtggacagggagtcaTCTAAGGATCTGGAGATGAAGGCTAAAGAGCTGTGGAACActctggaggagggggaggggagaggggaaggagtggTGAGGGGCGAGTTTGACTGTCACCGTTTCCAGCAGGGAGACCTGCACCTGTGGCCATCAGAGAACGACCAGTGGGCCTCGCCGGAGAACAGAAGCCAGGAAGCTGAACTCGGATTGGAATTCTTCTCAGCGTTCGGAAATacctgggaggagagggagcagcTGGTGGTAGGCCGGGAATTCTGGGAGGCTGAGGAGAACGATGAACTGGCGGGGAGTGAGCCTCATCCAGCCGTCCTCCAAGATAGTGAAGATACTTCTAATGACGAGAGGCAGGGACGGGTAGCCTACCTGGAAATAAAGGGAGAGTTGTCCCAGAAACAGGCTCTCTCCAGTAGCATTGACAGTCAGCTATCCCAGGCACTGGATGTACAGCAAGAGGAAAATATAGAAAATCCAGATAGGTTTGACGATAATGATGTTGAAGGTGATCAAAATGTTGAAGGTGTTCAGCTAGTGGTTGAGGTGGAAAACCGAGAAATCCCAGAGCATGAGACCAATGCAAGAGGGAGGGAGCAGTTCAGGTCACTCACTGAGATGGGTGGAGACAGTGAGGGTCAAACTGCATCTCTTCTAAACGACTTGGATGGAAACATTGCTCAAGATGAGGGAAATCAGAACTTCAACAGGTTGAATCATCTCAGTGAAGTCCAAATGGAAGAAGGGGCAATGGCAGAAAATAACATAGAAAAAGAACAGGACTTTGAATTAGACAACCATCTTGCTCCCACAGTAAAGAGTATATATATGGGTGTATCTATCTGCCTTACTGGAGTACCACAGGTAGATTTGTCAGGATTAAAACATATTGAGCCAAGCATACGCATTGAAGAAGCTGACTCTACTCACCAGCTTGTgggggaggacagagaagggGGAGTAGACATTGTAACCACAGGTGAGGATTTGAGAGACATATCTCTTCTATGTGACCCGGTGTCTTATCCCAATGATAATGACTTGGAGGATATAGCCTCTTGTACAGATCGGTCTGGTTCACAAGGAGACAACTTTCAGTTCAGTTCTGTAGACTTTCCCAGCCCTCCTCCTAGCATGGATCTTGATATGCAAGAAGACAGGTTGCAGAGTTTAGATGATTATTTTCCTAGTCCCCCACCTTCTGTCATAGAAATAGACGACGATCAGGGTCTTATAAACCTTGATTATTTGGGCTCAGATTTCATTACCAGTGCTGAGAGAGACCCAACAATGCCCCCCACTCCTCACACTGATATCCCAGAGCCGCCCCCCTTACCTCCCACCACAACCCACAGCAGAGGGATCTCTGCAAACCTCAACCTTTCACCTCTACATCCAACACTTCCATTATTCTCAGGTGAAAGCCAGAACCAGAGCCGCCTCACATCAAACATGTCCGAGGATGACAGAAATAACCTGTCCCAGAAAAACACAACCACCACTTCCACCACACTTCCCTCATTGCCCCAGAGTAACTTCAACACCATCCCAGAGCTGTTGATCTCTGAGTGGAAGGATTTGGACGAGGAGCCTCTTGAAGACTTTGAGAAACTGGAGCAGCTGTGTTGCATATCTGGGGATGAGGAGGACACCCTGGGTGACCTCTTCCTGGGGAATCTGGAGCTGTTGGAGTCTATGAAGAAGACGCCTGAGCAGAAAGCTAAGGGTTCTGGAGAGAGCGATAAAGGTGAAGAGACCTGTGGGACCTCCATGcctgaggggaagaggagagtggAACTGAAAGAGGAAGTTGACGGAATCTCTGAGAGCGCTGACTGGCTGGCCAGGTCGGTTCCATCGGCGGTCCAGGACGTCCCAACTGGGGCTAAACTTTCACCTCAGGAGAAGAGGCGTGAACTACAGTTCCCATCAGCCCTTTCACCATGTCATTCTCCGGACTCCAAGGACCAGAGGTCACTTTCCAAGATGCCCACTAAAAATGGCCTAATGATGCAG GTGTGTGAGGAGAGactgcagttctctctctgtgagaaCGTTAAAACAAACGTCCTCCGGGGGGCGACAGTGAGCGACAGCGTCATTCTCCGCCCATGGGGAGACCAGCCCTTAGATGGGGGAGGAGACACAATCAGTGTGAAGGATGTAGGAAG CGAAGAGGAGCCGGACACCGAACCCAATTCTGAACCCCAGAGTGAGTCTGATGTGACTGACAGTGAACCACTGACTGTGATCCAGCAGCCAGAAGTTACACCCCCTCAGCCTGTGGCAAACCAAGCAATGAAAG CCAAACTGGCTcgcctgtccctctccctctccctccctcctctccctcttgctctccctctctcctccagtcccaAGGGAGGGTTCAGGGAGGGTGGGCTACACAGAGACAGGAGTGGGAGACGGAGGGGTGCGTCCCCAGGAAGTGACCCCgatgaggatgaggaagaagagCAGGAAGACGAAGGCTCCAGGAGGGTGATTGTTGTCACGGAAACAGACGTTGGCAAAAGGGTGGGGCTCAGGAGTCTGCTGAAGTCGCCAAGGGAACCGAtagacaaagagaaagacagagggagaaacgtGTCCTTTTTTGATGATGTCACTGTCTATCTCTTTGATCAG GAAACTCCAACCAGTGAGCTGAGTAGTTCCACATGCACCAGTCCAGCTCCAGCTCCTAACAAAAACACTAAATTTGATTTACATG GAGCAAACAGCAAAGGCAAAGACTCCAAAAGAAAAGGGGACTTGTCAGTCAAACCGAGGTCGCTCGTGGGGGCCAACCCAGTGACATCCTCGCGTTTTACCGTCAGCCCAGCCGATGACCCCCACTTGGTGTGA